Proteins encoded by one window of Gemmatimonadota bacterium:
- the proS gene encoding proline--tRNA ligase, with translation MAKGLTPQADDFSAWYNEVIAKAELADNAPTRGCMVIRPYGYTIWENIVAELDRMFKATGHVNAYFPLLIPESFFQKEAEHVEGFSPECAVVTHGGGKKLEENLMVRPTSETVIADMYAKWIQSYRDLPLLINQWANVFRWELRPRAFLRTTEFLWQEGHTAHATAEEAQEETLRILDIYRTFVEDYMAIPVLYGPKTEAEKFPGALQTYAIEAMMKDGKALQMGTSHNLGQNFSRAFNIDFQTRDGSREYVHQTSWGMTTRTIGAIIMAHGDDKGLVLPPRLSPYQTVVIPIAKSDEEQVVVREAVDGLLESLEGIRVKVDDREQFGLGWKFTEWETKGVPLRVELGPRDIASGQAVVVRRDTGEKSFVPLASLGGHVRDLLETVQRDMFQRALDFREAHSREVRDRDAFMEAANGDGGFIHAHWCGDPACETAVKDETRNTIRCVPMHWDAAAGACAYCGGASERKVAYAQAY, from the coding sequence ATGGCAAAAGGGTTGACGCCGCAGGCGGACGATTTCTCCGCCTGGTACAATGAAGTGATCGCGAAAGCCGAACTCGCCGACAACGCGCCGACGCGCGGGTGCATGGTCATACGCCCCTACGGCTATACGATATGGGAGAATATCGTTGCGGAACTGGACCGGATGTTCAAGGCCACCGGTCACGTGAACGCCTATTTCCCCCTGCTGATCCCCGAGAGTTTCTTTCAGAAGGAGGCGGAACATGTCGAGGGATTTTCACCCGAGTGCGCCGTCGTGACACATGGCGGAGGCAAGAAACTGGAAGAGAACCTGATGGTCCGGCCCACGTCGGAAACCGTCATCGCCGATATGTACGCGAAGTGGATACAGTCCTACCGCGACCTGCCCCTGCTCATCAACCAGTGGGCCAACGTATTCCGGTGGGAGCTGCGTCCCCGGGCCTTCCTGCGCACTACTGAGTTCCTCTGGCAGGAGGGGCATACGGCCCACGCCACCGCGGAGGAAGCCCAGGAGGAAACGCTCCGCATTCTCGACATCTATCGCACTTTTGTCGAGGATTACATGGCGATTCCGGTGCTCTACGGTCCTAAAACAGAGGCGGAAAAGTTCCCCGGCGCACTCCAGACTTATGCCATCGAGGCTATGATGAAAGACGGCAAGGCACTCCAGATGGGCACTTCCCACAACCTGGGCCAGAACTTCTCGCGCGCCTTCAATATCGATTTTCAGACGCGGGACGGGTCGCGGGAGTATGTGCATCAAACCAGCTGGGGGATGACCACCCGAACTATCGGCGCGATCATCATGGCCCACGGCGACGATAAGGGTCTGGTCCTGCCGCCGCGCCTGTCACCTTACCAGACTGTCGTCATTCCCATTGCGAAGTCCGACGAGGAACAGGTCGTCGTCCGGGAAGCCGTCGACGGGCTGCTCGAATCTCTGGAAGGTATCCGGGTGAAGGTCGACGACCGCGAGCAGTTCGGCCTGGGCTGGAAGTTTACCGAGTGGGAAACGAAGGGCGTGCCGCTGCGCGTGGAACTCGGCCCCCGAGACATCGCGTCCGGCCAGGCCGTGGTCGTCCGCAGGGACACGGGCGAAAAGTCTTTTGTGCCCCTCGCGTCCCTCGGGGGGCACGTCAGGGACCTGCTGGAGACCGTGCAGCGGGACATGTTCCAGCGTGCGCTGGACTTCCGCGAAGCCCATTCCCGCGAGGTACGGGACCGGGATGCCTTCATGGAGGCGGCGAACGGCGACGGCGGATTCATCCACGCGCACTGGTGCGGCGATCCCGCCTGCGAGACGGCCGTCAAGGATGAAACCCGGAACACGATCCGGTGCGTGCCCATGCACTGGGACGCCGCAGCAGGCGCCTGCGCGTACTGCGGCGGCGCCTCGGAACGCAAGGTTGCCTACGCCCAGGCCTATTGA